TTTCCACCAATCAAAAATAATCTCTAATCTATTATTAAAGAAGCCTGCATCAAAACCGATATTGGTAGAAGTACTGGTTTCCCACTTGGCATCCGGGTTACCTATCCTACTCTGTGCAAAACCTTCATCTGCACCACTATTTTGACCTGCTATAGGATAAAATGTGTTTCCTCTATTGGAGGCATAAAGAGAATATTGGTTATTGGGATCCACGTTATTGGAGTTACCCATTTGTCCCCATCCACCACGTACTTTTAAATCAGATATAAAATCCTGGTTTTGCATAAACGGCTCTGCAATGACACGCCAAGCTGCGGAAATTGCAGGGAACGTTCCATAACGATTATTACCTCCAAAACGAGAGGCACCGTCACGACGAATAACCCCAGTCAAGTAATAACGCTCATCAAAGTTATAATCCAATTTCCCAAAAGTGGAGAAAAAGTTTACCCCTTTGAAAAGTCCACTATTCACTACCGGACTTTGAACCACACTTAAACTCTGGAAATCCAAATCTGTAGAGAATGGGTTAATACCACTACCATTAATAAATCTACCTGTACCCGTATTCAAGGCTTCTAAACCTGCGAAGGCTGTTATTTTATGCTTTCCAAATAGCTTTTCATACGAAGCTGTATTAGTAAAAGTCCACTGATATGAATAAAAACTTCCCTCAGAAAAACTATTACTGGCCTGTGGCTCTGAATCCCCTAAATATCGGAATCCGTAATTCACATTATGTCCGTTGGTATATTGCCCGCCTAGACTTGTTCTCAATGTTAGTCCGTCAAAAGGTCTAATCGCAGCGTAAATATTTCCAAAGCCTTGTATGGCATAGTTTATGTCATCCGCCGCATCCAAACTTTGTACCCGAACAGGGTTTCTGGGATTGTTAAAACCTGAAGCTCTTGTACTTGCAAAACTTCCGAACTCGTCCCTTACAGGAATGATGGTAGGCATTCTGTAGGCTGAAAGAATCACGGACTCGTCATCCGCACCTCCAATACCACCATCACCTCCAAAACCACCAACCACTGATCGGTAAGTCACCTGAAAGTTCTCGCCGATGCTCAGCCACGGTGTCACGTCCACTTCAGAGTTAAAACGTGCCGTATATCTGGAAAAATCATTATTTAAGAGAACCCCGGCCTGGTTTTGAGCCGATAAACCAATATAAAAGCGACTATTCTCATTGCCACCATCAAAGCCTAAAGTAAATCTGCTAAGTGGCGCAATTCGCGTAAGTGCCTTATACCAATTAGTTCCTGCCAAATTTGGACGAATTAAGAAAACATTTTCTGGATCGGCTTCATAGTTAGCCCTGATCTGAGCCAAATCTATATCAGACTCAAAAACACCGTTCTGACCATCTGCATGCAAATAATCCGGGAACCTTGGTGTAGGGTTGCTACCGTACTGGGGATGTGTGTATTCTGGTGTAGTACCGTTTGCCGCAGCATTATTTTCGTAACCTATATGGGTATATTCCGCCATTTCCTGAGGATTCAGGTTTTGCGGGGCTCCTGCTACATTGGGATCACTGACACCACTAGCTACGTTTAAGGTAATTCTTGTTTTACGTTTCGTTTTAGAGCCTGGCTTAGTCGTGTATACTACCACTCCGTTGGCTGCCCTAGCACCATAGATGGATGCTGCCGCAGCATCTTTAAGAACGGTGGTAGTGGCGATATCGTCAGGATTTAAGAACTCCGTATTTCCTACGGGAACACCATCTACTACATATAAAGGTTCGTTACCACCAAAGGCACCGAAACCACGGATACGAATCTGACTTGTAGTACCGGGCTGTCCGTTGGTTAAAACAGTAACACCGGCAACCCTACCTTGTAGTTGTTGTTCAACGTTACCAGAAGGAATTGCTGCCAACTCTTCTGCTTTTACAATGGATACCGCCGCAGTGGTTTCTCTTTTGGTCTCCGTAGCATAACCCGTAACGATTACCTCATCTAGTTGGGCTGAATCTTCAGCTAAGGTAACATTTACGGTTGATTGACCACCCACTGCAACTTCTTGCCTTACAAAACCTAAATAGCTAAAAACCAACACAGCACCTGGTTCAACGTTTAAGGTATAGTTACCATCAAAGTCGGTTTGAGTTCCGTTAGTAGTTCCCTTTTCGACAACGTTGGCTCCAGGTAAGGGCACACCTTCACTGTCTATGACCGTACCTGTTACTGTATTCTGTATCGAGATACCGACCACTACATTGGGTACGTTTGTTTTTGCATTTGCCAAAGCCATCTGGACCCCAAGACAAATGAATGCCGATAAAAGTCCCATTTTGAGGAAATTCCTCTTCTTTTTGGCCTTTACCGAATTGTAATCATGTTTTTGATTCATAATCCTTAAGTTGTTTGTTAGTTTAAATTAATTATTCAATTTCTTTCTTTTTTTAAGTTTACATGAGTAATGCAAATGTTAAAAAAAAACCAAATTTAGCATAATGATAACAAAATTATGTGAAAAATCTATCGTGAGCTGTCGATAATTTGCCGTATCAAGAGTCAAAAATATTCTTAAATTATTGGCAATATCTCGGTTTAAGCCCCTTTTTATTTGGTTATCAATAGATTAAGTAAGCATATATTGTAGGATTTCGCAATGAAGGATTTTAACAATTTAATTCATAATTGTTGTTAAAAAGTAGGTTTTTTACTGCATTCTATAACGTTATAGCTATGATGGCTAAAACGTTATAGGTAAAAAAATTAAGAAAGAATTATGTTAATGAAAAGTTTAGTTTGTAGTGGGCTATTTTGTAATTAAAATATAGATATTCCTAAACTTTTTTACAGCTAATGATTATCAGTTTTTGTAATTCGTTTTTCGTAAAAAAAAGATACTTTTCTCCTCCTTCTTTCCATTTGGTCTTTTTTCTGATTTCGGATACGGATATCGGGAAGTTTCTGGTGGATATGTTTGCTTTCTCATACCCTAGTGATTTTATGCTTTTTTTATTGAAAGGCAATACATCTTTAATTTTGAAGACACGGCCAGGAAACTCTTTTAACTCGTTGGACGTATACATATGTGAATGTTGGTGAAGTTTAGTAAGACCAAATTCCTTTCCAAGTAGGCGATAGGCACCTGATTTTAAAATGGTGGCGTTAGGTTCATACAAATATTCCTGAGGAAGGGAAAATTTTGAAATGGCGTCTTTTTCCTCTTGAAGTAGAAATGTGAATATCTGATTCCCGTTCTTTCCATGATCAATGGTTTTGACTTTTATGGGGCCGGTGAACCCTTTTTTTAATATCCAAAGTAATTCTTTTACCTCGTTATCCACACCTATTATGTGTATTTCAGAAACATGCTTCAGTTCTTCCAAACCTGCATCGATATCTAATAGAGGCCCAGTCTTAATAAGAATATTGTGGGACTTGGAAAAAAGAAAGTCGAGACTTTGAGTTACGTCAGGTTTACATTGTGATAAAAAATAAACCCTTTTATTTTTTTCATCTCGGCGTGATGGATCTATATATATCCAATCATATGAGATAGCACTATCGGCCAAATATTGGAGACCATCTCCGTGCACCACCTTAATATTATTCGCATTAAGTTGCTTAAAATTATGTGAAGCAATTTTGGACAGGATTATGTTTTCTTCCAAATGGTACACCTCGGTTATTTTTTTGCTGAACGCATAGCTATCCACACCAAAGCCACCCGTCATGTCCAAAAGGGTTTTCCCTTCTACGAGTCCTGCCTTATAATTGGCCGTAACTTCAGAGGAAGTCTGGGAAATATTTAATTTGTTGGCGTAGTAGATATGAGTAGTAGCGAACCAGGTCGGGAGTTTTTTTTGCTTTTAGCCTTTGCTTCAATTTGCTCGGCCAGTTCTTTTGTGGAGATATTGGGAAAGGGACTTTCCTTAAATAACAAACTAAGTACATCTGTATTAAGGTGGTCCAAAATATAACGCTGCACTTCCTGATTTAGCAAATCCTCGTTCACCTTTGTACTATAAATTTTGGGTCAAAGATTTTACTATTTTGTTATCGTTTAAAAATTCTTTAAGAATTACCTTAATAGCCGTATATCCCGGTACGGCTACAATCATTCCAACAACTCCAAAAAGAAGCCCGGCAATGATGATGATTAGAAATATTTCTAAGGGATGAGATTTTACGCTGTTGGAAAAAATAAAAGGTTGCGAAAAAAAGTTGTCCACCAATTGTCCGATGAGAAGACCTATAGCAACATAACCTGCTTTTGGTAAAATTACTTCACTAAAGTCCGAGCCCAAATTGCTGGTCATTGTTAGTGTCAGCATAAGAACACCCCCAATAATAGGACCTATATAGGGGATAATATTAAAGAGTGCACAGAGAAAGGCGATCACGATGGCATTTTCAATACCAACGATTAAGAGTACAATGGTGTAAATAACAAACAGAATGAAAATTTGCAGCAGTAGTCCAACAAAATATCTG
This sequence is a window from Maribacter aestuarii. Protein-coding genes within it:
- a CDS encoding class I SAM-dependent methyltransferase — encoded protein: MTGGFGVDSYAFSKKITEVYHLEENIILSKIASHNFKQLNANNIKVVHGDGLQYLADSAISYDWIYIDPSRRDEKNKRVYFLSQCKPDVTQSLDFLFSKSHNILIKTGPLLDIDAGLEELKHVSEIHIIGVDNEVKELLWILKKGFTGPIKVKTIDHGKNGNQIFTFLLQEEKDAISKFSLPQEYLYEPNATILKSGAYRLLGKEFGLTKLHQHSHMYTSNELKEFPGRVFKIKDVLPFNKKSIKSLGYEKANISTRNFPISVSEIRKKTKWKEGGEKYLFFTKNELQKLIIISCKKV
- a CDS encoding SusC/RagA family TonB-linked outer membrane protein, which gives rise to MNQKHDYNSVKAKKKRNFLKMGLLSAFICLGVQMALANAKTNVPNVVVGISIQNTVTGTVIDSEGVPLPGANVVEKGTTNGTQTDFDGNYTLNVEPGAVLVFSYLGFVRQEVAVGGQSTVNVTLAEDSAQLDEVIVTGYATETKRETTAAVSIVKAEELAAIPSGNVEQQLQGRVAGVTVLTNGQPGTTSQIRIRGFGAFGGNEPLYVVDGVPVGNTEFLNPDDIATTTVLKDAAAASIYGARAANGVVVYTTKPGSKTKRKTRITLNVASGVSDPNVAGAPQNLNPQEMAEYTHIGYENNAAANGTTPEYTHPQYGSNPTPRFPDYLHADGQNGVFESDIDLAQIRANYEADPENVFLIRPNLAGTNWYKALTRIAPLSRFTLGFDGGNENSRFYIGLSAQNQAGVLLNNDFSRYTARFNSEVDVTPWLSIGENFQVTYRSVVGGFGGDGGIGGADDESVILSAYRMPTIIPVRDEFGSFASTRASGFNNPRNPVRVQSLDAADDINYAIQGFGNIYAAIRPFDGLTLRTSLGGQYTNGHNVNYGFRYLGDSEPQASNSFSEGSFYSYQWTFTNTASYEKLFGKHKITAFAGLEALNTGTGRFINGSGINPFSTDLDFQSLSVVQSPVVNSGLFKGVNFFSTFGKLDYNFDERYYLTGVIRRDGASRFGGNNRYGTFPAISAAWRVIAEPFMQNQDFISDLKVRGGWGQMGNSNNVDPNNQYSLYASNRGNTFYPIAGQNSGADEGFAQSRIGNPDAKWETSTSTNIGFDAGFFNNRLEIIFDWWKKDTEDLLYQLPLAGVTGNFASAPSVNIATMANSGVDFQIIGRGNFTEDLSFTVTLNNSFLKNEITALAPGIDFFDGQAYRGIQATRNAIGQPLSSFFGYEVIGYFNSAEEVANSPAQDGKGLGRFRYADVNGDGVITPDDRTFIGSPVPDYTGGATINLRYKNIEFETYWFASVGNEIFNQSKWFTDFFGTFEGSAKGQNAKRSWTPELGNNAAAPIWESASNLSTSGAGNSWYVEDGTYVRLQRLALSYDFIDLTDRLGLSKFKIGLSANNIWTITNYSGLDPGIGGGADTNFGIDVGNYPVSPQYLITLELGI